The DNA window AGAAAAGCGAAAGAGCAATTAGAGCACTCTTTAGTATACGCTTACAGAGACAGAAGACAGAAAAAAAGAGATATCAGAAAGCTTTGGATTGTAAGAATCAATGCGGCTTGTAGATTAAATGATATCAACTATTCAAGATTCATGAACGGTATTAAATTAGCGGGAATTGATTTAGATAGAAAAATCTTAGCAGACATGGCAATGAATGATGCTGCTGCATTTACTACTGTTGTAGAAGCTGCAAAAGCTGCATTAAACAAATAATTTTAAATTTGCAACTTATAAAAAAAGGGTTATAGGAGACTATGACCCTTTTTTATTGCTCGTAACAAAAACCCAGAAATTATTCCTATTTATTTTTAGAGCTTCTTTTAATTAACCTATAGATACCTCTTGGTACCCAACCCATCACATACACAACCAATGTAAACACCAATGGATGTATGGCTCCTATACCATATGCTCCCGCATTTGGAAGATGTTGCAGATGCTCTATGGGGTGTGAAAACCACTCCTTATGATGCATACCCAACGTTAAAATAAGGAATATTCCTACAAATATTATCAGCTCTCTTTTCATTTTCCCTCAATAAAAAAGCCCCAAACTTTTCTGTTTGAGGCTTTTTGTTATTCAAAATTTGAATTATGCTTTTCCAGAAAGCATACCGTACATTGTCATTGGTTTTAACATATACACTTTTAATATCCACCAGATATATCTCTCTTGAGTTGGATCTAATGGGAATGAAGGTGTTGGTTTTTTTGTCCAGTTAAACTCTGCAAGCATAAC is part of the Candidatus Marinarcus aquaticus genome and encodes:
- the rplT gene encoding 50S ribosomal protein L20; its protein translation is MPRVKTGVVRRRRHKKVLKAARGFFSGRRKHFRKAKEQLEHSLVYAYRDRRQKKRDIRKLWIVRINAACRLNDINYSRFMNGIKLAGIDLDRKILADMAMNDAAAFTTVVEAAKAALNK